In one window of Mercurialis annua linkage group LG4, ddMerAnnu1.2, whole genome shotgun sequence DNA:
- the LOC126677048 gene encoding protein EARLY RESPONSIVE TO DEHYDRATION 15 has protein sequence MALVSGGSSTLNPNAPLFIPAAYRQVEDFSPEWWQLVTTSTWYRDYWLSQHQDENGVYNNDEDDNGNDVAGLLPDTFDLDAGDYFSSLDFQFQDFVESCETQVDGFLEGGKKDVAVPSVKNVI, from the exons ATGGCACTAGTTTCAGGAGGAAGTTCCACATTAAACCCTAACGCCCCTCTCTTTATCCCTGCTGCTTACCGTCAAGTGGAGGATTTCTCACCGGAATGGTGGCAATTGGTTACCACTTCAACATGGTATCGGGATTACTGGCTCAGTCAGCATCAGGATGAGAATGGGGTTTATAACAATGATGAGGATGACAATGGCAATGATGTAGCTGGTTTACTCCCGGATACATTTGATCTTGATGCTGGTGATTATTTCTCTAGCTTGGACTTTCAATTTCAGGATTTTGTCGAGTCTTGTGAAACCCAAGTAGACG GCTTCTTGGAAGGAGGTAAGAAGGATGTAGCAGTTCCATCAGTAAAGAATGTAATTTAG
- the LOC126677046 gene encoding GTP-binding protein BRASSINAZOLE INSENSITIVE PALE GREEN 2, chloroplastic, protein MAILLSTTATKLSLKLLNNNGNMQQPSPTFHTFSTGCIETKKQSKKLSILSFSVHNQTSIELNQENNAKIGPRKGGRFPVLSEGRDEDDKYGLVCPGCGVFMQDNDPSRPGYYQQRKVIIEGSEVDDDEEDEFEGFEVEEDEFEDVIEGKLEENDEDKDKFEEEDEEFDWDSDEFDAMYEEDDNLDLDGFAPASIGYGNITEEIIEKEKRKKEERKVSKAEKKRRAREGKREKDETTVCARCHSLRNYGQVKNQTAENLIPDFDFDKLIATRLIKPSSKGNATVVVIVVDCVDFDGSFPKRATMSLFKALEGTKNDFKASKNLPKLVLVATKVDLLPSQISPTRLDKWVRQRAKAGGAPKLSGVYLVSSRKDLGVKNLLSFVKELAGPRGNVWVIGAQNAGKSTLINAFAKKEGAKVTKLTEAPVPGTTLGILRIGGILSAKAKMYDTPGLLHPYLMSMRLNREEQKMVEIRKELQPRTYRATVGQAVHIGGLVRLDLNQASVKTIYITVWTSPNISLHLGKIENADEFWKNHVGIRLQPPVGTDRAAELGEWKEREIKVSGTSWDVNCIDIAVAGLGWFSLGLKGEATLTLWTYDGIEITSREPLVLDRASFLERPGFWLPRAISEAIGNKTKAESRKSMDSLEEASV, encoded by the exons ATGGCAATTCTGTTATCTACTACAGCAACCAAGCTTAGCTTAAAGCTTCTCAACAACAATGGCAACATGCAACAACCATCCCCAACTTTTCACACTTTTTCCACTG GTTGCATAGAGACCAAGAAACAAAGCAAGAAGCTTTCAATTCTTAGTTTTTCTGTTCATAATCAAACTAGCATTGAGTTAAACCAAGAAAATAATGCTAAAATAGGACCTAGAAAAGGTGGTAGATTCCCTGTTTTGAGTGAGGGTAGAGATGAGGATGATAAGTATGGGCTTGTTTGCCCTGGTTGTGGGGTTTTTATGCAAGATAATGACCCGAGCCGTCCTGGGTATTATCAACAAAGAAAAGTTATTATTGAAGGAAGTGAAGTGGATGATGATGAGGAAGATGAATTTGAAGGGTTCGAGGTAGAAGAAGACGAGTTTGAGGATGTAATTGAGGGTAAACTTGAGGAAAATGATGAGGACAAAGATAAATTTGAAGAGGAGGATGAGGAGTTTGATTGGGATTCTGATGAATTTGACGCAATGTACGAAGAGGATGATAATTTGGACTTGGATGGGTTCGCTCCTGCGAGTATTGGGTATGGTAACATTACGGAAGAGATAATAGAGAAAGAGAAGAGGAAGAAGGAAGAGAGGAAGGTGTCGAAAGCTGAGAAGAAGAGGAGAGCTAGGGAGGGAAAAAGGGAAAAGGATGAGACTACGGTATGTGCTCGATGTCATTCTTTGAGGAATTATGGGCAGGTCAAGAACCAAACTGCTGAAAACTTGATACCTGATTTTGATTTCGATAAATTAATAGCAACTAGGCTGATAAAACCAAGTAGTAAAGGAAATGCTACTGTTGTTGTTATTGTTGTTGATTGCGTTGATTTTGATGGCTCGTTTCCTAAACGAGCTACGATGTCGTTGTTCAAGGCATTGGAAGGAACTAAGAATGACTTTAAAGCCAGCAAAAACTTGCCTAAACTTGTCCTAGTTGCAACAAAGGTTGATCTCCTCCCATCACAAATTTCACCAACTAGATTAGATAAATGGGTTAGGCAGCGTGCCAAGGCAGGAGGGGCACCCAAGCTAAGTGGAGTTTATCTAGTTAGTTCTCGTAAGGATTTGGGTGTGAAGAATTTATTATCATTTGTAAAGGAATTGGCCGGTCCTCGAGGGAACGTGTGGGTTATTGGGGCTCAAAATGCAGGCAAATCCACTCTAATTAATGCATTTGCAAAGAAGGAAGGAGCCAAAGTAACAAAGCTCACTGAAGCTCCAGTTCCTGGAACAACTCTTGGGATTCTGAGAATTGGAGGGATTTTGTCTGCCAAGGCAAAGATGTATGACACTCCAGGGCTTTTGCATCCATATTTAATGTCCATGAGATTGAATAGAGAAGAGCAAAAGATGGTTGAAATACGGAAGGAGCTGCAACCTCGAACATATAGAGCAACG GTTGGACAGGCTGTACATATTGGTGGCTTGGTGCGACTAGACCTTAACCAAGCTTCTGTAAAAACAATCTATATCACCGTCTGGACATCACCAAATATTTCTCTGCACCTGGGGAAGATAGAAAACGCCGACGAATTCTGGAAAAACCATGTTGGAATTCGATTGCAG CCTCCAGTTGGCACAGACAGAGCGGCGGAATTAGGAGAATGGAAAGAACGAGAAATCAAAGTGAGCGGAACAAGCTGGGATGTGAATTGCATTGATATTGCAGTGGCTGGCTTAGGGTGGTTTTCCTTGGGTCTCAAAGGGGAAGCAACCCTGACATTATGGACATATGATGGCATTGAGATTACTTCAAGAGAACCTTTGGTCCTTGATCGAGCATCATTCCTCGAACGACCTGGCTTCTGGCTACCTAGGGCTATATCTGAGGCCAtcggaaacaaaaccaaagccGAATCACGCAAGAGCATGGATTCCCTAGAAGAGGCATCTGTCTGA